The window CCTGCAGAAGGACTTCGTAGGGGCCTATTTGAGGGACGGGGCCCTCCACCACCTCCATATCCCTTATTCCCCGGTAAACTGCCTTTTTCACCGGCTCGCACTCCCTCCGTTCGCTTCTCCTTCATGAGTCCTGTAGCAGGATACTACATTCTTCGGTCTTCTTCCTTCTAAAACGCTAATCACGTTTTCCGCCGCCTCCAGACCCATGCGCATTACCGCCTCTTCCGTATAGGCACCTATATGGGGTGTCAAGACCGTAGTTTCAAGGTCCAGCAGCTCCCGGCCCCGGAGGGGTTCCTCGGCGTACACATCTAGCGCCGCAGCCCTTATCCACCCCTCCCGCAGGGCCCTGGCGAGGGCCTTTTCTTCTACGATTCCGCCCCGGGAGGTATTTATGAGGACGGCATTGGGTTTCATGAGCCTGAGTTCAGCCTCACCTATGAGGTTCCTGGTTTCCGGTACGAGGGGAAGGTGGACGGAGATGTAGTCAGCCTCCCGGAGGATCTGCTCCAATCCGACATATTCTCCCCTTACCTCCGCCGCCAAGGAGGGATCCGGGCAAACGTCGTAAAGCAACAGCTTGGTACTAAATCCCAGGAGCCTCCTCGCCACCGCCCGGCCGATCCGACCCGTCCCCAGGATGCCGACGGTCTTTCCGAACAAGGACATGCCCATGAACTTCTTCCACTGGCCCTGCCTCATGGAAGCATCCGCCTGGGGGATACGCCGGGCGGCGGCCAGCATCAGCCCCACCGCCAGGTCCGCCACGGCCTCCGTATTGACGTCGGGGGTGTTCGTCACGATTATGCCCTTCTCGGCTGCGGCCTCAAGATCAATATTGTCCACCCCCACGCCGTATTTGGAAATGACCTGCAGGCGGGGCGCGTTCTCGATTATCTTCCTGGTTACTTTATCTATACCGACAATAAGGGCATCCGCGTCTCTAACGAGCTCCAGAAGCTCATCGACCTCAAGGGGTCGTTCCAGCTGATTGCGCACGATGCTATAGCCCCTCTCCTCGAGTACCTTAAGGGGTAAGGGAGAGGTAGCCGCAAAGGATCTGGGCGTTACGACTACTTTAATGGTCATCCTCTTAACCTCCCGCGAGCATGGGTAGGACCGTAAGTTGGCAGTCTTGGTCGACCGTACAGGCGTCCCAATCCTCCGGCGGTACCCCCCGGCCGTCCAATAACACGGCCCAGGCTGCCGGGTCAACACGGAAGCCGCACTCGTTGGCCGCAACCTCCAGTATCTCCTTTACCGTAGCCGGCGCCGCTACTTCAAGGACAGCGGCCGTACGGCCGGCAAAGCTGGCCGCCGGGCCCAGAAAGGTAACGGTAACCCTCATATACCCTTCCTCCACAGGTGCGGACACGCAACTTTATTTAACACCGGCGGCGACCGTGCCGGTTCCATCGGATTGGACCACGGAGTCCAACGCCAGTTGCTTCAAACACTCGCGAGTAGGTATCCCGTCCCTGTCCCAGCCCCGGGCTGCATAATACTCGTCTAACATCTCGTCGTACATCTCTCTAGTCAGTACCTTCCCCTTGGCCGGCCCCTCCGGCAAGGGCTCCTTCATAATACGGTCAGGCAGGTAATCGTCCTTACGGGTAATACCTTCCCGCGCTAGGATAAGCCGTTCCAGGGTATATATCCTCTCTCCGATCTCCATGAGCTGGGGTGTAAGATCCACCCCGGTGACCATCTCCAAAACCGTCCCGCTCGGCCGGTCGCTAAAGCCCATAGATGACCGCGCCACGGTGCAGATCCCCAGGGAGTCTACATACGCCCTGGTGTCCTGGATACGCTTAACGAGAAGCCCCTTCCCCTTAACAGCAAACCTGTCGTACTCGCCGGTAAGGAGTTCGTCCCGGATGGTCCATCCGCCTACGTTGTGGCACGCCCCACGGCTGGAGGTCCCGTAGGACAACCCTATGCCGAAGAAGCCCCTCGGCTCGTAGGCCGCAAAGGGCATCCATTTGCAGTGCATCATGTAGGGCACGGTTTCCGGATATTTTGCGGCCAGGTACTTAAAGCCCCTGGCCAGCTCGGCACCAAAGCCCCGCATCTCCCCCATATCCCGGAGCATCTCCACCATGGCCTTGCCGTCGCCAAAGGGCAGTTCCCTTCCTATCAACTCCCGGCTAAACAGGCCCAGTTCATAGCACTCCATGGCATAGGCAATAATGGTCCCGGCGGACATGCTGTCCATCCCGTACTCATCGCATAAATTGTTAGCCGCAACAATGGCGCCGAAATCGGCCACGCCGCACTGGCCACCCAGGCTGCCTATGCTTTCGTACTCCGGGTCGGACTTGAAACCCTTAAAGGGCCCCTCTTTAACCTCGCATATCTGGGCGCACCCGATGGGGCAGGAGTAGCAGGCTTTGTTCTTCACTTTGTAGTGCTTTTCCATGTATTCGGCCTTGATGGTCTCAATACCATCGAATACACTGGTACGGAAATTGTAGCTGGGATAACATCCCAGTTCGTTGAGGACGCCCGTGTACTGGGGCGTACCGAAGCGAGTATGCACAGGCCTGCTGTCCCGCGCCTTGCGCATGGCCTCGCGGCTGAACTCCGCTAGGGCTTCCGGGCGGTGAAGGGGTATCTTCCCCCGCCCCAGTACCGCCACGGCCTTTAAGTTCTTGCTCGCCATGACCCGGCCGGCGCCGCCCCGGCCGGCGCTCCGGCCGTCCACCATGATACAGGCGATGTCCGCCCCGCGCACCGCCGCCCTGCCGGCGATCATTACCGAAGCCCTTTTCTCCCCTATGGTGTCCTTTATGATTTCCGTGCCCCGGCCGGTTTCTTCCTCCCAGAAGGCTTCGGCCGAATGGAACTCCACCTGGCCGTCCCGGATATAAAGGAAGGTGGGTCTTTTAGCCCGGCCCTCAATGATGAGCCCGTCAAACCCCGCAAATTTGAGATGGGGCCCGAAATTTCCTCCGGAGTTAGAACAGAGGTACAGTCCTGTCTGGGGGGACTTGGTGGCCAGGTTAAACTTCGTAGTGGAAGGCAGCCTTACCCCCGTTAACGGCCCGGTGAAAAAGAATATCTTATTCTCCGGGGAAAGGGGATCGGTATTAGCACCTATCTCGTTGTAGTAATAAAAGGCCGCCACGCCCCGACCGCCCAAGAACTGTTCGTACACTTGAGGAGCAATCTCCTCTATTGTGGCCTTTTCGTCCGTGAGATTTACCCGTAACACCCTTCCCAGGTATCCACCTTTAAACAACATCCTCACCCCGTCCGCTCATAGTCTCCAGGTTTCCCTCCCAGCCCTATTGCTAGCACGTAATGTTATCCTTACAGGTGCAGAAAGGTAAAACCCCTCCCGTGTCTCGTAGCCTCCCCACCTCACGCGAACCCCGCGCAACTCATCTAAAGTCTGTCACAACCATTCCCTTACAAATGAACCACTTCTCCCGTCACCAGTGAACGGTTGGCCGCGCGAACTACCTTAAGGGCTCTAGTACCATCCTCGACGGTGGTACGGGGTTTGGCTCCCTTTGAGAGGCATTCAATGAGATGTCGGTCCTCCCGGATGTACGCCTCCCTAAATAGGCTGCGCCAGCTCTGGACCAAGGACCTGCTTGCGCCTTTCCCCTTACTGCATACCGTAACACCGTGCTCCGCTATGTCACCGATAAAGAGAACCCCCTTGGTGCCTTGTATTTCAACCCTTGCATCGTACCCGTACTCGCTGGGGCAGGCTCCCTCTACGGTGCCCATACAGCCGTTCTTCAGTTCAAACATGACCAGGGCGTGATCGTAGAATTCGGGAAACTCTTCCCG of the Thermanaeromonas sp. C210 genome contains:
- a CDS encoding phosphoglycerate dehydrogenase, with product MTIKVVVTPRSFAATSPLPLKVLEERGYSIVRNQLERPLEVDELLELVRDADALIVGIDKVTRKIIENAPRLQVISKYGVGVDNIDLEAAAEKGIIVTNTPDVNTEAVADLAVGLMLAAARRIPQADASMRQGQWKKFMGMSLFGKTVGILGTGRIGRAVARRLLGFSTKLLLYDVCPDPSLAAEVRGEYVGLEQILREADYISVHLPLVPETRNLIGEAELRLMKPNAVLINTSRGGIVEEKALARALREGWIRAAALDVYAEEPLRGRELLDLETTVLTPHIGAYTEEAVMRMGLEAAENVISVLEGRRPKNVVSCYRTHEGEANGGSASR
- a CDS encoding MoaD/ThiS family protein, encoding MRVTVTFLGPAASFAGRTAAVLEVAAPATVKEILEVAANECGFRVDPAAWAVLLDGRGVPPEDWDACTVDQDCQLTVLPMLAGG
- a CDS encoding aldehyde ferredoxin oxidoreductase family protein, yielding MLFKGGYLGRVLRVNLTDEKATIEEIAPQVYEQFLGGRGVAAFYYYNEIGANTDPLSPENKIFFFTGPLTGVRLPSTTKFNLATKSPQTGLYLCSNSGGNFGPHLKFAGFDGLIIEGRAKRPTFLYIRDGQVEFHSAEAFWEEETGRGTEIIKDTIGEKRASVMIAGRAAVRGADIACIMVDGRSAGRGGAGRVMASKNLKAVAVLGRGKIPLHRPEALAEFSREAMRKARDSRPVHTRFGTPQYTGVLNELGCYPSYNFRTSVFDGIETIKAEYMEKHYKVKNKACYSCPIGCAQICEVKEGPFKGFKSDPEYESIGSLGGQCGVADFGAIVAANNLCDEYGMDSMSAGTIIAYAMECYELGLFSRELIGRELPFGDGKAMVEMLRDMGEMRGFGAELARGFKYLAAKYPETVPYMMHCKWMPFAAYEPRGFFGIGLSYGTSSRGACHNVGGWTIRDELLTGEYDRFAVKGKGLLVKRIQDTRAYVDSLGICTVARSSMGFSDRPSGTVLEMVTGVDLTPQLMEIGERIYTLERLILAREGITRKDDYLPDRIMKEPLPEGPAKGKVLTREMYDEMLDEYYAARGWDRDGIPTRECLKQLALDSVVQSDGTGTVAAGVK